In the genome of Manis javanica isolate MJ-LG chromosome 17, MJ_LKY, whole genome shotgun sequence, one region contains:
- the CCL17 gene encoding C-C motif chemokine 17 isoform X2, which translates to MTPLKVLLLVTLVLGASLQDTHAARATNVGRECCLEYFRGAIPFRKLATWHRTSAECPKEAIVFVTVHGKSICSDPKDMRVKKAVRYLRDPTRPKALSP; encoded by the exons ATGACCCCCTTGAAGGTGCTGCTTCTGGTCACCCTTGTCCTGGGGGCATCTCTGCAGGACACCCACGCAG CTCGAGCCACCAACGTGGGCCGGGAGTGCTGCCTGGAGTACTTCAGAGGGGCCATTCCTTTCAGGAAGCTGGCGACCTGGCACAGGACCTCAGCGGAGTGTCCCAAGGAAGCCATCGT GTTTGTAACTGTCCACGGCAAGTCCATCTGCTCAGACCCCAAGGACATGAGGGTGAAGAAGGCAGTCAGGTACCTGAGAGACCCCACACGTCCCAAGGCTCTGTCGCCCTGA